In Myxococcus stipitatus, the following are encoded in one genomic region:
- a CDS encoding RNA methyltransferase has translation MSLVSHLRVVLHQTQGPDNLGAVARLAANFGVADLVLSDPQLQEMDGARRMAVHASHVLESARIVPTLPEALEDVVLAVGTTSRQNLRGMPTLSPEEAVALLARNAQRGKVALVLGGEKRGMSDEDLSHCQQALVIPTRPEQPSMNLAQAAAVLMYLCAREQVETPSPGVAEGAPLQLVQALQARMRQVLLDADFLNRQGPDAVLSEMIHSLSRAALSKREVELWLNAFKHLARWGARPATPPEPTKPG, from the coding sequence ATGTCTCTCGTTTCCCACCTGCGTGTCGTGCTGCACCAGACGCAGGGCCCGGACAATCTCGGCGCCGTGGCGCGCCTGGCCGCCAACTTCGGTGTGGCGGACCTCGTGCTCTCAGACCCCCAACTGCAGGAGATGGACGGCGCACGGCGCATGGCCGTACACGCCAGCCACGTCCTCGAGTCGGCGCGCATCGTGCCCACCCTTCCCGAAGCACTCGAGGACGTGGTGCTCGCGGTGGGGACGACCTCGCGGCAGAACCTGCGCGGCATGCCGACCCTCTCGCCCGAGGAGGCGGTGGCGCTCCTGGCGCGCAACGCCCAGCGCGGGAAGGTCGCGCTGGTCCTCGGAGGCGAGAAGCGAGGCATGTCCGATGAGGACCTCAGCCACTGCCAGCAGGCGCTCGTCATCCCCACCCGGCCCGAGCAGCCCTCCATGAACCTGGCCCAGGCGGCGGCCGTCCTCATGTATCTCTGCGCACGCGAGCAAGTGGAGACACCGTCGCCGGGCGTCGCGGAAGGCGCTCCCCTGCAACTCGTGCAGGCGCTCCAGGCGCGCATGCGGCAGGTCCTCCTGGACGCGGACTTCCTCAACCGGCAGGGACCCGACGCCGTGCTCTCGGAGATGATCCACTCGCTCTCCCGCGCGGCGCTGTCGAAGCGCGAGGTGGAGCTGTGGCTCAACGCCTTCAAGCACCTCGCGCGCTGGGGGGCTCGCCCGGCGACGCCTCCGGAGCCCACCAAGCCCGGCTGA
- the drmA gene encoding DISARM system helicase DrmA, with protein MNVPDTGAVRSHLIDALEADLVGPFHKPPGAPVSDAPEVLRTPPSRWYLTGFLVPLDQGVIDDDPDDEEDDLAAGNDEDHEDASRPDPTAKKVRRLPASMGLSVFAPAGTTQLTAHVCWADYQRLEAEGRKHWRRTFHQRSINLSLNDAALREGFFLQDSGGLRLEGHVEKTREGELAVAIFLVNARPPTSTAADRDEAYAFQTHLALECEQGFVSRQDSSDTSSEDDDDRVNDLQFRDRQRWAVGHGISVRVPSPSVPVTRVETDWLPRVEVLPVEARQIDEVAVGMEQLAAFTTPAEAVAALMPLGRTYREWVATQAAVAVGSERREETRDELIRRARRAADRIEEGIQLLTREPLAFDAFRWMNRVMAQSERKVRQEEAPRWRLFQLAFILLNLPSVEHEGHADRELVELIFFPTGGGKTQAYLGLIAFTLLLRRLRGQNHLHGGLGVAVLLRYTLRLLTLDQLGRAATLICALEVLRQQEPKRLGAVRFSIGLWVGRSATANTLEQASTQITEYKNDNSARAQSPFPLANCPWCATPFERECFILRPSKSKPEEVLVGCANIACAFNLGRNAEGLPVLFVDEQIYRELPCFLVATVDKFAMLPWRGETGLLFGRVLGRAGKRFVGPCDDAADVKAAPVTLPKGLPPPELIVQDELHLISGPLGSMVGLYEGAILTLAPRAKLVASTATVRRSRQQVSRLYGRDVALFPPPGVDASETFFASVGKKGARQYMGVAAPGRPMKAILLRVYVSLLAAAARGEQLHGTASADPYLTLVGYFNSLRELGGMRRLVEDEVRRLVMDRVRRRPEDFDREAEHPWYRGRTIRGEPIELTSREKTADIKASKNRLELTHGQPQSIDVVLASNMISVGVDIDRLGLMVVAGQPKTTSEYIQASSRVGRKMNKPGLVVTCLNAAKPRDRSHYERFGTYHESFYRFVEATSVTPFSAPALDRGLAGVVVALGRLLDTSMTAPLEWKSLQAHRDRLEQALETLAKRAGRGLPKEESERASGIVMQRARSLLDSWRNIIEQAKKDAAQRAYSPYDPKGKGLKPLLRGFLDPTDNLTQDELKFDAPTSMRDVESSVHLWISRQPLGGYRAPKAAAEEVAHDEP; from the coding sequence ATGAATGTCCCTGACACGGGAGCGGTTCGCTCCCACCTCATCGATGCGCTCGAAGCGGACCTCGTGGGTCCGTTCCACAAGCCTCCAGGTGCTCCTGTCTCGGACGCCCCGGAAGTTCTCCGCACACCACCATCCCGCTGGTACCTGACGGGATTCCTCGTCCCTCTCGACCAGGGCGTCATCGACGACGACCCCGATGACGAGGAGGACGACCTGGCCGCGGGCAATGACGAGGACCATGAGGACGCCTCCCGACCCGACCCGACCGCCAAGAAGGTGCGCCGCCTTCCCGCGTCCATGGGCCTGTCCGTCTTCGCCCCCGCGGGTACGACCCAGCTCACCGCCCATGTCTGCTGGGCGGACTACCAGCGCCTCGAAGCAGAGGGGCGCAAGCACTGGCGCCGCACCTTCCACCAACGCTCCATCAACCTGTCCCTGAACGACGCGGCTCTGCGGGAAGGCTTCTTCCTCCAGGACAGCGGGGGCCTGCGCCTGGAAGGCCACGTAGAGAAGACGCGCGAAGGCGAGCTCGCTGTCGCCATCTTCCTCGTCAACGCGCGCCCGCCCACCAGCACCGCCGCCGACCGGGACGAGGCCTATGCCTTCCAGACCCACCTCGCCCTGGAATGCGAGCAGGGCTTCGTCAGCCGACAGGACTCCAGCGACACCAGCAGCGAGGACGACGACGACCGCGTCAACGACCTCCAGTTCCGCGACCGCCAGCGGTGGGCTGTGGGTCATGGCATCTCCGTGCGTGTCCCATCCCCCTCCGTCCCCGTCACCCGCGTGGAAACGGACTGGCTACCACGCGTCGAGGTGCTCCCTGTCGAAGCGCGGCAGATTGACGAAGTCGCGGTGGGCATGGAGCAGCTCGCCGCGTTCACGACACCCGCGGAGGCCGTAGCGGCCCTGATGCCCCTGGGCCGGACCTACCGTGAATGGGTGGCCACCCAGGCCGCTGTCGCTGTCGGTAGCGAACGCCGCGAGGAGACACGGGATGAGCTCATCCGCAGGGCTCGACGCGCGGCCGACCGCATCGAGGAGGGCATCCAACTCCTGACACGAGAACCTCTCGCCTTCGACGCCTTCCGCTGGATGAACCGCGTCATGGCCCAGTCGGAACGCAAGGTGCGGCAAGAAGAGGCGCCTCGATGGCGGCTCTTCCAGCTCGCCTTCATCCTGCTCAACCTCCCCTCCGTCGAGCACGAAGGCCACGCGGACCGTGAGCTCGTGGAGCTCATCTTCTTTCCCACCGGAGGCGGAAAGACGCAGGCCTATCTGGGACTCATCGCCTTCACCCTGCTCCTGCGCCGCCTCCGTGGGCAAAACCACCTCCACGGCGGCCTGGGCGTGGCCGTGCTGCTGCGCTACACGCTGCGGCTGCTCACACTCGACCAACTCGGCCGCGCAGCAACACTCATCTGCGCGCTCGAGGTGCTCCGCCAACAAGAGCCAAAACGCCTGGGAGCCGTTCGCTTCTCCATCGGACTGTGGGTCGGCCGCTCCGCGACCGCCAACACGCTGGAGCAAGCCTCCACGCAGATTACCGAGTACAAGAACGACAACAGCGCCCGAGCACAATCTCCATTCCCGCTCGCCAACTGCCCCTGGTGCGCCACGCCGTTCGAGCGGGAGTGCTTCATCCTCCGGCCGTCCAAATCCAAACCCGAGGAAGTGCTCGTCGGCTGCGCCAACATCGCATGCGCCTTCAATCTGGGCCGCAACGCGGAAGGACTCCCCGTCCTCTTCGTCGACGAGCAGATCTACCGGGAGCTGCCGTGCTTCCTCGTCGCCACCGTGGACAAATTCGCCATGCTGCCGTGGCGTGGAGAGACGGGGCTGCTCTTCGGTCGCGTCCTGGGGCGCGCCGGGAAGCGCTTCGTCGGCCCATGCGATGATGCCGCGGACGTGAAGGCGGCGCCCGTGACGCTCCCGAAGGGGCTGCCTCCCCCGGAGCTCATCGTGCAGGACGAACTGCACCTCATCTCCGGCCCATTGGGCTCGATGGTGGGCCTCTACGAAGGCGCCATCCTGACGCTTGCGCCCCGGGCGAAGTTGGTGGCCTCCACCGCCACCGTCCGCCGCTCGCGGCAACAGGTGAGTCGCCTTTATGGACGCGACGTCGCGCTCTTCCCGCCGCCAGGCGTGGATGCCTCCGAGACGTTCTTCGCCTCCGTGGGCAAGAAGGGCGCGCGTCAATACATGGGCGTGGCGGCCCCCGGGCGGCCCATGAAGGCCATCCTGTTGCGCGTCTATGTCAGCCTGCTCGCCGCCGCCGCGCGTGGCGAACAACTTCACGGCACGGCGAGCGCGGACCCGTACCTGACGCTCGTCGGCTACTTCAACAGCCTGCGCGAACTGGGCGGCATGCGCCGGCTCGTCGAGGACGAGGTGCGACGATTGGTGATGGACCGCGTCCGCCGTCGTCCAGAGGACTTCGACAGAGAGGCCGAGCATCCCTGGTATCGGGGCAGGACCATCCGCGGCGAGCCCATCGAACTGACCAGCCGGGAGAAGACCGCCGACATCAAGGCGTCGAAGAACCGTCTGGAGCTCACGCACGGTCAGCCTCAGAGCATCGACGTCGTGCTCGCCAGCAACATGATCTCCGTCGGCGTGGACATCGACCGGTTGGGACTCATGGTCGTGGCGGGACAGCCCAAGACGACCAGCGAGTACATCCAGGCGTCCAGCCGCGTGGGCCGCAAGATGAACAAGCCCGGCCTCGTGGTGACGTGCCTCAACGCGGCCAAGCCCCGCGACCGAAGCCACTACGAGCGCTTCGGGACGTACCACGAGTCGTTCTATCGCTTCGTCGAAGCCACCTCGGTGACACCCTTTTCGGCACCGGCGCTCGACCGGGGGCTCGCGGGCGTGGTGGTGGCACTGGGACGGCTGCTGGACACCTCCATGACCGCGCCCCTGGAGTGGAAGTCCCTGCAGGCGCACCGGGACCGACTGGAACAGGCGCTCGAGACCCTGGCGAAGCGCGCGGGTCGAGGGCTGCCCAAGGAAGAGTCGGAGCGCGCCAGCGGCATCGTGATGCAGCGCGCGCGAAGCCTCCTCGACTCGTGGCGCAACATCATCGAGCAGGCGAAGAAGGACGCCGCCCAGCGCGCGTACTCGCCCTATGACCCGAAGGGAAAGGGGCTCAAGCCCCTGCTGCGCGGTTTCCTGGACCCCACCGACAATCTCACCCAGGACGAACTCAAGTTCGACGCGCCCACGTCCATGCGTGACGTGGAGTCCTCGGTGCACCTGTGGATTTCACGTCAACCCCTGGGGGGCTACCGCGCCCCGAAGGCCGCGGCGGAGGAGGTGGCGCATGACGAACCGTAG
- a CDS encoding YfbK domain-containing protein: MNTVISRVVCGLLVLLASQALAQSSTILGTVIDAQSRQPVADVLVTAISPNLEKEQVVVTNAQGEYRIPQLPPGVYVLRYERESYKPYARMDVQLRLNRTIRVNVELLPESFTEVVEIVGAPPTIDVGSTTTGFNVNPEFIQRLPQGTGTAQRSFESLASSTPSAQHDAYGVSIGTEHTVVAAQPRYTGSPAMPGMSMTLRLHPIPSQPPSIPPTRVEPPTRTNFPAMYFKGYGVNPTVNPEEERFSTFSVDTDTASYSLTRSYLKRNAMPDERAVRVEEFVNSFDYDYADAEDAPFGIHVEGFPSPVRKGYQVLRIGVKAREVPPARRKPSHLVFVIDVSGSMEMENRLGLVKKALRMLVMELDERDRVSLVVYGSEARQVLPPTSALEKERLLSAIDGLHTEGSTNAQAGLELGYRIAVEHLREGGINRVILCSDGVANVGVSNADGIWAQVKSLAARGITLSTVGFGMGNYNDVLMERLSQVGEGNYAYVDELKEAHRVFVRNLTGTLQVVAKDVKLQVEFDPKEVALYRLLGYENRALTAQQFRDDRVDAGEVGAGHSVTALYEVKPREGGRKLGTLRIRYKAPEGGASKELATPLPRASLRPSYGQASESTRLAYVSSAFAEKLRGSYWTRPLTYAALLELWDGVGSELKQREEVSELGALIRQASSLDQRQDPFESFAPVKNMDFDRPPSES; this comes from the coding sequence ATGAACACTGTCATCTCCCGCGTGGTGTGCGGGCTCCTGGTGCTGCTGGCCTCACAGGCGCTCGCCCAGAGCAGCACCATCCTGGGCACGGTCATCGATGCCCAGAGCCGTCAGCCCGTGGCCGACGTACTGGTCACCGCGATATCTCCCAACCTCGAAAAAGAGCAGGTGGTCGTCACCAACGCGCAGGGGGAATACCGCATCCCCCAGCTTCCTCCAGGGGTGTATGTCCTTCGATACGAGCGGGAGTCGTACAAGCCCTATGCGCGCATGGATGTGCAACTGCGGCTCAACCGCACCATCCGCGTCAACGTCGAGCTTCTCCCCGAATCCTTTACCGAGGTGGTGGAGATCGTCGGTGCCCCCCCGACCATCGACGTGGGCTCCACGACGACAGGCTTCAACGTGAACCCGGAGTTCATCCAGCGACTCCCCCAGGGAACCGGTACGGCGCAGCGCTCGTTTGAGTCGCTGGCCTCCTCGACGCCGAGTGCCCAGCACGATGCCTACGGCGTATCCATCGGGACAGAACACACCGTCGTGGCCGCACAGCCCCGGTACACTGGCTCCCCCGCGATGCCCGGCATGTCGATGACGCTGCGGCTGCACCCCATTCCGTCCCAGCCGCCCTCCATTCCGCCCACGCGAGTCGAGCCGCCGACCCGCACGAACTTCCCCGCCATGTACTTCAAGGGGTACGGGGTGAACCCCACGGTGAACCCCGAGGAGGAGCGCTTCTCCACGTTCTCCGTGGACACGGACACCGCCTCGTACTCGCTCACGCGCAGCTACCTCAAGCGCAACGCCATGCCGGATGAGCGCGCCGTGCGCGTGGAGGAGTTCGTCAACAGCTTCGACTACGACTACGCCGACGCGGAGGATGCACCGTTCGGTATCCACGTGGAGGGCTTCCCCTCTCCGGTGCGCAAGGGCTACCAGGTGCTGCGCATCGGCGTGAAGGCGCGCGAGGTGCCTCCGGCCAGGCGCAAGCCCAGCCATCTCGTCTTCGTCATCGACGTGTCGGGCTCGATGGAGATGGAGAACCGTCTGGGGTTGGTGAAGAAGGCGCTGCGCATGCTGGTGATGGAACTGGACGAGCGGGACCGGGTGTCGCTCGTCGTGTATGGCTCGGAGGCCCGGCAGGTGCTGCCGCCCACGAGCGCACTCGAGAAGGAGCGGCTGCTGAGCGCCATCGATGGACTCCACACCGAGGGTTCGACGAATGCCCAGGCGGGGCTGGAGCTGGGGTACCGCATCGCCGTCGAACATCTGCGCGAGGGGGGCATCAACCGCGTCATCCTCTGCTCGGACGGTGTGGCCAATGTGGGCGTCTCGAATGCGGACGGCATCTGGGCCCAGGTGAAGTCCCTCGCGGCGCGGGGCATCACCCTGTCCACGGTGGGCTTTGGCATGGGCAACTACAACGACGTGCTGATGGAGCGGCTGTCCCAGGTGGGCGAGGGCAACTACGCCTATGTGGACGAGCTGAAGGAGGCCCACCGCGTCTTCGTGCGCAACCTCACCGGGACACTCCAGGTGGTGGCCAAGGACGTGAAGCTCCAGGTGGAGTTCGACCCGAAGGAGGTCGCGCTGTACCGCCTGCTGGGGTACGAGAACCGCGCGCTGACGGCGCAGCAGTTCCGGGATGACCGGGTGGACGCGGGCGAGGTGGGAGCGGGCCACTCCGTCACCGCGCTCTACGAGGTGAAGCCGAGGGAGGGCGGCCGGAAGCTGGGCACGCTGCGCATCCGCTACAAGGCGCCGGAAGGCGGGGCATCGAAGGAGCTGGCGACACCGCTGCCCCGGGCCTCTCTGCGTCCGAGCTACGGCCAGGCCAGTGAGTCCACCCGGTTGGCCTACGTGTCGTCCGCCTTCGCGGAGAAGCTGCGGGGCTCGTACTGGACCCGACCGCTGACGTACGCCGCGCTGCTCGAGCTGTGGGATGGAGTGGGCTCGGAGCTGAAGCAGCGCGAAGAGGTGAGCGAGCTGGGTGCCCTCATCCGCCAGGCCAGCAGCCTGGACCAGCGCCAGGACCCGTTCGAGTCCTTCGCGCCCGTGAAGAACATGGACTTCGACCGCCCGCCCTCGGAGTCTTGA
- a CDS encoding FAM151A/B family protein, whose translation MASWLDIAFRRPPATTTPKQELQPPPQPPSPPPEVGMRKKDDFVGGSLPKGPDLTGAPMPPPLPDDLSNASPMPLPMLVPPERLPPLPPGAVSVQEPILTLDVAAQSVANKLADGGPSAASKRLANLVTDPRYPPGFADELLKAATPTLQAMANTLGERAGNGKLDDDKKDAHGKLNTTHETLKNLSTVANSVGPEGVKLLGQTLAAATPDKSELNQFDDKLAELKDEKMPGLDKLAGSLVTELEASGKGKAAKELRKEHTSLAELPPPSSPPAREWQWTPGRPLSEAHNAHSTNTRGDFNDAVKGKYNWLEGDVSMELNDTGRIEMRHDGTHEKGDNLTLTEWLNKGKELGTGLKLDVKDGAAFDHGFLEEVRAAGVPDGLLMFNYGFDEVRKQGPKTREMFPNAMIAINPPSEGTLQEKVDQMERLVASGEITQPVNFVFEYGSHPNTPEMVAQLQRLGPISIWRGNTFTGDSVENAENKLKDLGIAGMIDLKETALENPSRVVKEGIDKAVNVAVDIKEDPGKYVDKAKDKMKGAVNGVVDGLLNR comes from the coding sequence ATGGCCAGTTGGCTCGATATCGCGTTTCGCCGCCCCCCCGCCACGACGACGCCGAAGCAGGAACTCCAGCCGCCCCCGCAGCCGCCTTCCCCTCCGCCGGAGGTGGGCATGCGCAAGAAGGACGATTTCGTCGGGGGCTCGCTGCCCAAGGGCCCCGACCTGACGGGGGCGCCCATGCCACCTCCGCTCCCGGATGACTTGTCGAACGCGTCCCCCATGCCGCTCCCCATGCTCGTCCCTCCGGAGCGATTGCCACCGCTGCCGCCCGGGGCGGTGTCCGTGCAGGAACCCATCCTCACCTTGGACGTCGCCGCTCAGTCGGTCGCGAACAAGCTCGCGGACGGAGGCCCTTCGGCGGCCTCCAAGCGTCTGGCGAACCTCGTCACGGACCCTCGATACCCCCCGGGCTTCGCCGACGAGCTGCTCAAGGCCGCCACCCCGACGCTTCAAGCCATGGCCAACACCCTGGGCGAGCGGGCCGGCAATGGCAAGCTCGACGACGACAAGAAGGACGCTCACGGCAAGCTCAACACCACGCACGAGACGCTGAAGAACCTGTCCACGGTCGCCAACAGTGTCGGCCCCGAGGGCGTCAAGCTCCTCGGGCAGACCCTGGCCGCGGCGACTCCGGACAAGTCGGAGCTCAACCAGTTCGATGACAAGCTCGCGGAGCTCAAGGACGAGAAGATGCCCGGCTTGGACAAGCTCGCGGGCTCTCTGGTGACGGAGCTCGAGGCCTCCGGCAAGGGCAAGGCCGCGAAGGAGCTGCGCAAGGAGCACACGTCGCTCGCGGAGCTTCCGCCTCCGTCTTCCCCTCCCGCGCGGGAGTGGCAGTGGACGCCGGGGCGGCCTCTGTCGGAAGCCCACAACGCCCACTCCACCAACACCCGCGGCGACTTCAACGACGCGGTGAAGGGGAAATACAACTGGCTGGAGGGAGACGTGAGCATGGAGCTCAATGACACGGGTCGCATCGAGATGCGGCACGACGGGACCCATGAGAAGGGCGACAACCTCACGCTCACGGAGTGGCTGAACAAGGGGAAGGAGCTGGGCACGGGCCTCAAGCTGGACGTGAAGGACGGCGCGGCCTTCGACCATGGCTTCCTGGAGGAGGTCCGGGCCGCGGGCGTTCCGGATGGGCTCCTCATGTTCAACTACGGCTTCGACGAGGTGCGCAAGCAGGGGCCGAAGACGCGCGAGATGTTCCCCAATGCCATGATTGCCATCAACCCGCCTTCCGAGGGCACCCTCCAGGAGAAGGTCGACCAGATGGAGCGCCTGGTCGCGAGCGGCGAAATCACGCAGCCCGTCAACTTCGTCTTCGAGTACGGCAGCCACCCCAACACGCCCGAGATGGTCGCCCAGCTGCAGAGGCTGGGACCCATCTCCATCTGGAGAGGGAACACGTTCACGGGCGACAGCGTGGAGAACGCCGAGAACAAGCTCAAGGACCTGGGCATCGCGGGGATGATCGACCTCAAGGAGACCGCTCTGGAGAACCCCAGCAGGGTCGTCAAGGAGGGCATCGACAAGGCGGTGAACGTCGCGGTGGACATCAAGGAGGACCCAGGCAAGTACGTCGACAAGGCGAAGGACAAGATGAAGGGCGCGGTGAACGGGGTGGTGGACGGTCTGCTCAATCGCTAG
- a CDS encoding DUF1998 domain-containing protein produces the protein MTNRRKWTKARSTRPPDGRVRQSQVVSTFGPGSMLDLLNDAVLVGGLDFWRLKGHGEVVNEPRLLEIVEPLYHRNKWPLSKEAPFRKPPAGDEREPTESCGIQVYEFPRWFVCQNPHCRTLVRANSLERVNQEYRHRCAGVDAKPERCVPVRFVAACPRGHLSDIDWSWWMHERKPCDAPQLKLEEGVSGDFSDIEVMCSTCGKRRRLIDMTHKEQQDRCDGERPWLGLEARERCDEKQRLLVRTASNGYFAQTTSAITIPEPESLRRKVQSAWSILQSATAETLPAFRTIAQVQAALGSASDAEVLAAITAEREHTPEAVPEIRTAEWLQFLAQPQEKPGEMPRDRTEVFWARRIARPQGLPLLVERVVLARRLREVQAQVGFTRLEPLSKDLQGRYDLDVALAPMSLHRDWVPVTEMQGEGMLLVLNEQQVHAWEISEPVLRREEVLRAGYERWKQGSGSKLPFPGVRLYLLHSLAHLVMTEVALECGYPASSIRERLYCAPHSDAVPMAGILLMTGTTGAEGTLGGLVEEGRRLGQHLARALEDARLCSNDPVCAHHEPTGRDDRELEGAACHGCLFLPECSCERFNQYLDRALVVPTLGHEDVAFLKTPWT, from the coding sequence ATGACGAACCGTAGGAAGTGGACCAAGGCCCGCTCGACGCGGCCACCGGATGGGCGCGTGCGCCAGAGCCAGGTGGTCTCCACCTTCGGTCCAGGCAGCATGCTGGACCTGCTGAACGACGCAGTCCTCGTGGGCGGCCTGGACTTCTGGCGTCTCAAGGGGCACGGCGAGGTGGTCAACGAGCCACGGCTGCTGGAGATCGTCGAACCGCTCTATCACCGCAACAAGTGGCCGCTCAGCAAGGAGGCCCCCTTCCGCAAGCCCCCCGCCGGGGATGAGCGGGAGCCGACGGAGTCCTGCGGCATTCAGGTGTATGAGTTTCCGCGCTGGTTTGTCTGCCAGAACCCTCACTGCCGCACGCTGGTGCGGGCCAACAGCTTGGAGCGCGTGAACCAGGAGTACCGCCACCGCTGCGCGGGGGTGGACGCGAAGCCCGAGCGCTGCGTGCCGGTGCGCTTCGTCGCGGCCTGTCCACGGGGGCACCTGTCGGACATCGACTGGAGCTGGTGGATGCACGAGCGCAAACCTTGCGACGCCCCACAACTCAAGCTCGAGGAGGGAGTGAGCGGTGACTTCAGTGACATCGAGGTCATGTGCTCGACGTGCGGCAAGCGCCGGCGCCTCATCGACATGACACACAAGGAGCAGCAGGACCGCTGCGACGGGGAGCGGCCCTGGCTGGGGTTGGAGGCGCGGGAGCGCTGTGACGAGAAGCAGCGGCTGCTGGTCCGCACCGCCAGCAACGGCTACTTCGCGCAGACCACCAGTGCCATCACCATCCCGGAGCCGGAGTCGCTCCGGCGCAAGGTGCAGTCCGCGTGGAGCATCCTCCAGTCCGCCACCGCGGAGACCCTGCCGGCCTTCCGGACCATTGCCCAGGTGCAGGCGGCGCTCGGCTCCGCCTCCGACGCGGAGGTGCTGGCGGCCATCACCGCGGAGCGCGAGCACACGCCCGAAGCCGTCCCGGAGATCCGCACCGCGGAGTGGCTCCAATTCCTCGCGCAGCCACAGGAGAAGCCTGGCGAGATGCCCCGGGATCGCACCGAGGTCTTCTGGGCCCGGCGCATCGCTCGGCCCCAGGGGCTGCCCTTGCTCGTCGAACGCGTGGTGCTGGCGCGACGGCTGCGGGAGGTCCAGGCCCAGGTCGGCTTTACGCGGCTGGAGCCGCTGTCAAAGGACCTCCAGGGCCGCTACGACCTGGACGTGGCGCTCGCGCCGATGTCGCTCCACCGGGACTGGGTACCCGTCACGGAGATGCAGGGCGAGGGCATGCTGCTGGTGCTCAATGAGCAGCAGGTGCATGCCTGGGAGATATCCGAGCCCGTGCTGCGGCGTGAGGAGGTGCTCAGGGCTGGATATGAGCGCTGGAAGCAGGGCTCCGGCTCGAAGCTCCCCTTCCCGGGCGTGCGGCTCTACCTGCTCCATTCGCTGGCGCATCTGGTGATGACGGAGGTGGCGCTGGAGTGTGGCTATCCCGCGAGCTCCATCCGCGAGCGGCTCTACTGCGCGCCGCACAGCGACGCCGTCCCCATGGCGGGCATCCTGTTGATGACGGGCACCACGGGTGCGGAAGGCACGCTGGGCGGCCTGGTGGAGGAGGGCCGGCGACTGGGGCAGCACCTTGCCCGGGCGCTGGAGGACGCGCGCCTCTGCTCCAACGACCCCGTCTGCGCGCATCACGAACCCACGGGCCGTGATGACCGAGAGCTGGAGGGGGCCGCGTGCCACGGGTGCCTCTTCCTCCCCGAGTGCTCCTGCGAGCGCTTCAACCAGTACCTGGATCGCGCGCTCGTCGTGCCCACGCTGGGCCACGAGGACGTGGCCTTCCTGAAGACGCCGTGGACCTGA
- the drmC gene encoding DISARM system phospholipase D-like protein DrmC, whose amino-acid sequence MDLSGVATLDLERLKAVVGTRRLEFPLSRLALQGEGLERLTGEVAALNALGREGTLVLLDTVLAERRAGARRPELVWTGPEARWSGARDTAVVLADLFHKATSTVLVAGFTFDHAADVLGPLHQALQRGVSCRLYASAPMASAFLREHWPFGPPFPECHGFTPRRGVFASLHAKCVVVDARWVFVTSANFTNRGQTRNIEVGVLLEDTHLAAVLESQFSTGEWFSRVA is encoded by the coding sequence GTGGACCTGAGCGGCGTGGCGACGTTGGACCTGGAGCGGCTGAAGGCCGTGGTGGGCACGCGGCGGCTGGAGTTTCCGTTGTCCCGACTGGCGCTCCAGGGAGAGGGGCTGGAGCGGCTGACGGGGGAGGTCGCGGCGTTGAACGCGCTGGGGCGGGAGGGAACGCTGGTGCTGCTGGACACGGTGCTCGCGGAGCGGCGCGCGGGTGCCCGGCGGCCGGAGTTGGTCTGGACGGGGCCAGAGGCCCGCTGGAGCGGCGCTCGCGACACGGCGGTGGTGCTGGCGGACCTGTTCCACAAGGCCACGAGCACGGTGCTGGTGGCGGGGTTCACGTTCGACCACGCCGCGGACGTGTTGGGGCCGCTGCACCAAGCCCTCCAGCGAGGCGTGAGTTGCAGGCTCTATGCGAGCGCACCGATGGCCTCGGCGTTCCTGAGGGAGCACTGGCCCTTCGGTCCGCCCTTTCCGGAGTGCCACGGCTTCACGCCCAGGAGGGGGGTCTTCGCCAGCCTGCATGCGAAATGCGTCGTGGTGGATGCACGGTGGGTCTTCGTGACGTCCGCGAACTTCACGAACCGGGGACAGACACGGAACATCGAAGTAGGCGTGTTACTGGAGGACACGCACCTGGCCGCGGTGCTCGAGTCCCAGTTCTCCACGGGGGAGTGGTTCTCACGGGTCGCGTGA